tcataagaattatgagtgccataaaccttttcacaagcacttggtgtaaaagaaaaaaaacagcaagataactcaattaaaattctaaaacagaaacttaaattgcaagaaaattaaaagagctcttgaaataaagtgcacacaactcaacaattaaacaagaatgaacctaagactcatgataccacatgatgtgattccacatgatgtgattccactagccacatagaacaagattcttgacattcttaggaatcaccttgagctggaaaatatagaggcacttttcttagagttggatcattgttctaagacaagaactcaccaaaaactagtaccaaatcccaaactcatttggatgaaccaaatattgtcaaattgaatcaacaaagggaatGAAAGCTGGAATgtccgaacagaattaaacaacAATTCATATGAAccaaacagaattaagaacaaaacagaacatagtgctggaaaatagaaaaaccaaaactgaaaaactcaagaacacaaagcaacatgaacaattgaagaagaagaaaggaaggagaagagaatgctcatgaagatggaaggaggatggatgatctcgccactagaagtgtggaatgctcctagatgagagtgatgccgccacttgaggactccattgatccatcaagataagactagagaagaaggctccaaaagctctccaaaggtcactcaaaatttgagtagagttttcttagattaattccaatctgaattttacaaagagagcacctatatttatagcctaaggtgctgaaaagtaagctacacaaattcaaaaactccctcctaaaaagcttctagaatttgcgcctaaaacaaagcatgaggaaggtgtgatcccttctctcactttggcacctccttatttactcctacacctatctactaatacaccccccctcctaaagctcctaactaaagcctaaaagatgctaaaacaaaagaggtttctaatgtttccctctaagcacctccaactaaagaaattacaaaaagagaaaataaatgtcctctagctcccaaagctttgaacatgcttcttgtaatcctttgaggtggactttgacctccatgggcgtcctccatttgtgcctccacctcttcttgatcttgttgattggcctccatgtcctcttgagcttgatctccatcagaagaaatgaaaatgacaaagaaATGGATGTggtatttatttgaaaaaagtaTAGGGTATTTATATTCCCATGAATTTAAGTTGGTTAATTCATGTTTTGCAATGTTGATTTGTCATTTGTTGTTTTTTGGGGTTTGTAGAAGTGTTGTTAGTTGTTGATAGGAGGTTAAGGTTCTATTTAAGAAGAggttaagaattttatttataagaatTGAATCATTctaaaatgttttatatttatttattttaaaatgttttatatttatttatctaaacCACCATACCCTATGTCTGGTTTAAGGACTTAGTTTTGTTGAaagatgataaaataaataagaaaatgtgatattataataaaaagattatttatagttaattatttagtgctggagataaaaaaaagtaataaagtaaataatgcttgtcataacaaattattaaaataattttaactaaattataaagtttcatattttattaattatatagttatttttatgttgtaaaaaatataaaaaaaaataatctatacACAACTTGAAAAATTAACATTATGatgtatatatttttcttaaacatATATCTAAGTAATGagaaattttaattactattataACTTAAACTTATGTGTATGTAAAAAAAAGAGGAGAAAATTTATCATAtactattaaataaattaattcctattttttttagtaacaagaatatatttatatatataaagagacAGTTAGAATTTAACTCGTATACAgtcaaaagataaaaaaaatttaacaccattatatattttcaattacTAATAAATTTAAGAGCTAAAGATGTTGTTACATCCTTACATTGCAATTAAGACAAAAGGTATCTTATCCGCAAAAAGGATCACGTCCAAGCTTCTCATCCCTATATGGAATGTAATTTGAGTTTAAAACATTCCTTCTTTGTATACTTGTGTACAATTGGACACCTTTTTTTCACAACAATGTATTTTTCATGAATGTTATTTCTGATTATTATCTTATGCATAAGAATTAGTCCATCACTATAAACCATTTTTAAGAATTAATTCTTCATACGTCACGTTCTTATTTCCTACTTGTTGTTAGGTGGCATAATAGGTTCAAAAAACTTTTGTTATGATAAGTTCTGATATTAAATTAAGAAgtggattttaaatttaacttaatcttataaaaccgacttataaTTTAAGGTTCGTACTAACTTATATActattatgaaatgtctttatctGTAGTCGATGTGTGATTTTCAACAAACATTTATGGATTATGCCATTCTTTACCCGTATCATCTTATATACCTAAAATTATATTGGCATCAATCTCATATtcccatatttttttatccaatctagttttttttaaacttcTTTCATGTATTTATGCGGTTACTATGGGAAAAAAGGATTATGTTAATGAGTCATCATGTCTTAAATCTTTCAAaggtttaaatttatttattggaCTATCATCAACAAGAATACATTGTTATTATTGATGACCCCAAATAAcgttttattcaattaattcactttaaatatttttttaatttatccattgtttttaatataaaattatgaagtTAAAATCATTTGGAACAAAACTTTTACTACTCTCACATTACAAACTCATACCATTTTGTGAACACAAATGCTAATTTTTTGGTATAGAAGAGAAATTTGTGTTCCCTAACTCAAGGTTAAGACttaattttcttcaaatttatCTTTGAATCCCATTTACTATTTCTGGTCACCCACTACGCTCACATTGTACATACTTTTAATaccatttataatttttctttagttAATAATTGAATGAAATAACTTCAAATTAGAAACAAATTAGAAACATATTTTCTACCTAGTTGTGATATAACCATCATCGACTCAATTTCTCATATAACATTATTTGCACTTTTATTTTCTcatctagcactcttttatttttatttttatatctagcacctttttttttatttcccaaTCAATCACTGTtccaaaagtaaaaaataaataaaaaataataataattttgaatgcattaaaaaaaatatttttaatgtttaaaatagttagaaaaataattaataaataaagaaatgagtttttacaaaaaaaaataaaaaaatagtaaattaaaaatgtttagtttaattttttttaagaatgaagaaaataaaaaattaaatcctacaacaacataaaagttgaatctctaaacataaattagtatttatttttattattactggTGATGTAATCTtgttaatttcaaataaaaaatacataacataattctaaaaaaatcaaagtcaattagtattaatgaGTAGTGGACACTTagataatattgaagtgtctactctaaatgcaaaatcttttaaaaaaaaaaactaatgcaaatgctacacttaatgcttaaaaatgagaagaaaaaaaaaatgtaaaaataaataaatatagaaaataaaaacaacaacaataaaaaaaaattaaaaaataacataaaaaatatcaataactaaaaacagaaaaatataaaataaaggcaaaacaaaataagatacagataaaagatataaaaaaaatctaattaataCTATTCGACTTtggttttattataattatgacatgtattttttacttgaaattaacttgattacatcattaataataataaaaaatattaatttatgtttataaattcaacttttatgttgttgtagaatttaatttttattttcttcattcttaaaaaaaataaattttaaactaaacacttttaatttatttttttttctttttattttgtaaaaaatcatttctttattcattaattatattttaattattttaaacattaaattttttttttacaaccaatacatttatttttttaatacatttaaaattaaaattatcaatttttttaatttattaattgtttatacgatgttaaatagaaaaaaaaaaagagtattagatagaaaaaaaatataaataaaacaataaaagtaaaaatagtgTTATATGCTAAACAACTTCACAATCATCTCTACATTGtggaaaaacattattttttttatctcttatttTGACATTGAAATATCCTAACACTATTTCCTTAACTCCGCATAGTACCAAATGTGTCCTTACCTATTGACTTAGCTCTTTTTTCCTTGTATACATTATATTTTGACCCTTGCCTTGCAtaactttttcattttataatctTTCCTCCATTTCATCTAATTTTTTAGGACTAAACTTTATTAACTCCTTAAGCTAAGAAATATACCAACAATCATAGATAAGTGAAGAATAATATtatcatataatttatttttaaatatgaaataattaattttctattCATATTATATTCAAAAGGATTCTAAatttatctctttttttttaacttttatttaacaCGTGTGTAATTAATTAACTAGATAGAGAGGGAGAGAAAGATGAAAGAAAATAGTTTAGAAGTTTAGTGACGGCAGAgatacataaattaattaaatatatatatatatatatatatatatatataaaaataaataagggacttcatattttatttctgcaattttttatatttatttctcgATTATTTTCgtccaaatattttaattttgtcttAGTTCTTGTCTATTTATACTCTATTAACTTATTTTTGCGATACATATTTTCTCTACTGAGCAATAAATTAAgtttattagaaaaataaagagtatttcatataaaaatatttttttttcactagaGAATTACGAATcttttaaatgattaaattttgtttggttgttgaaaaatattatcaaaaacATTAGTTTTCTACcgcattaaattaaattatttaataaaaataacataatataatttttagtcgtttttttatatttttactcgGAAAAATTAATTTCCCACATAAGAATGTTTTGTTAGAAACTTAACCAAAAAACATTATCTATCAGAACTCCTTATTTTCTGGGAATGGTATATTTTAAACAGTAACTCGAACCtaagaaaaattaaagtttaCTATCTTCTATACGCGTAATCCTAAATTTTTCCTTAATATGCATTAATCTTCTTACTtactttgtttatttttttaggaCTGTTTTGATTATtgagtatttatatttttcaaaatattaattagatttatttttatttaatattttctttatggaATGATTTAAGATAAGAATTATTGTAATTCAAAATAGAGATTATTAGAATAATTAAAGTCTTTCTTGACTTGTAATTAGGAAGTTTGATTACAAGAAAATATGACTTCCATACACAAAAATATGTCACATAAAGATAAGGGACAtctatttgtttttcttataataatgtCATTTTAGACTTTTCTAAAACCAAACTTTAAGTATCTCAGGCATAACTACCTTAGCTAATCTTCGTTTCCCTCAAGAATGCtttttaacaaataattttttatttataggaTTTGTTAGAATAaggttaataaaaataaagtgtttGTTTTAGaatggaaaacaaaaaaaattttgTTAGAAATTGATAAGGGTCAAAATTtaagtaaatttatttttttaaataataataattatggtTAGAGATCTCGCATTAACTagatattataatatttcatttttcataaggagtgcaaacctcatcttgtaagtcaattttatgagattaagttaaacttaaaattcacttcttaatatggtatcttaagaaaaatttgtcgaacTCACCCGCTATCAGACTGTTATTTTAAGTTAAGGCTAAATTTTACTTCTTAACAGTTATCCatgtttaataaaaaagtttttttctaaaaaaactaaacaaatagTTTCTATGCtaacattatatttaaataacaaatacatttttataaaaaatttaaaaaaattgaataaagtcATTACTTAGACGTCATACAAAATGAAACAAAGAAAAGTTCATCAATAGAATATTTAAATGGACGTTTAAGTGACGAgtcaaaaattaatttgaaatatgttaacaaaattatttcacTCAAgtcatgaaaaactttcaaaGTCAAACAAAGAAGGTCATTTGAAGAATCAACAAAAGCTCAAGTGACATGTTCGTgctcactaaaaaaaatataaacatccCTCAATTCatcaatattataataaaaaattaagttaagaaaataaagatatgtaatagttttattttagatattctCTCTCCTTCCtctttgtaaaaataatattagattTGTTTGTGGTAACTTTATAGTTTAAGAAAATTAGAACAATCAACATATGAATTGGGAAACCACTCTATTGTTATCATGTCTAAAACTTTATCCTCTAGTGATTTTTATTTGTATGTAATTTATCATGTTTCACTTTTTATTTGTCCTTCTAAtatagataatttatttttttaaagtatagtTATGTATTGAATTTCGAAATTCTTGGTATGAAATTACAAAGAGAAATATAAATTCATcctttaaaattgtttttgattaAAATCATTTCAACAtattaaattactaaaaataaattttaacattaTGGTTGGACTATGAGAAATTTTcataaatgtaattttaaattttaaagaaagatATAGAAAGTGATTCAtagaattgaattttttttcaatatactTAATATAAGCAAAGAATACAACAATAGAACTTGAtgtataaattgataataagaTGGTTTTTAATGAAGGAATATTCTTATCATTTGagattttcttaaaattcattcagaatattcttaaattttattgaCAAAGAATTGCTATAAGTAATACTAAATTATGTTGTATGAATATTTCATAGAAGATACTTTAAACAAATTCACGGATATTATTTAGTTGACttcattcattttattttaatttcaaatattaataattattaaaaaataaattatttaattaaaatttgcaTTTAGATTTAACCAGTAATTTTCTATTAATAGAATATTTAGCAATCAAGGAAAAATTAAAAacgaaatttaaaaaaaaaatgtgaaccATAACTTACATCGTGGATATTGAAGAGAATGTATGTGCGGATAAGCTTGTTAATTTACGTTTTATTCATAGAGAGTATTTTTATTGGTACAATAAACTTTCATTTAATCTTTTCTTAAAGTTATTTAGTAATAGGTATAAATTACCTATTTATCGTTTctgttaatatatgagttttggtttaatccacttatatatttttttaataatactttttttcatgTGGTAACAGATGATTGTAATTACTTGAAGTGTCAATGtggctgagatgtcaagttttaTAATGATATGAGAGTTTtggtaaacaaaaaaaaacttacacCATGGATATgaataattctattattattcgAAGATTGCAAATTCCAAGTGAATGATAAATGCATTTCAACATATTTAATTGCAATCTAATATGCTTGTGTATAAAAGAtactaaaaaatcaaataatgatgtaaatcacttgcttaaaataattaaaattattcttcTCCTCATTCTCTTGATCTCAAATGAATCACCACTTAAGCTTCGAAGGAAAATACTGCAAGTAAcaatagtaaataaaataagaacaaacattgaaaaaaaataataaacatgaaataaaattagCCAAAGTTGGAATCTAACTCTCACCTTTTCAATGAGTGATATATGGTATCACTACAAGACAAACATGAAATAGAAcccaaatttagagacaaaaaatatataattagttgctatagtaattaaattagagaccattttagaaactaaaaaaataatggtttctaaattagtttctattattgttaaatggtttctaaattggtatctaattaacaaccaaggttttaactaccaatttagaaactatttaacaataatataaactaatttagaaaccaaaatatttttagtctctaaaatggtctctaatttagtcactatagcaactaattattttttgtcactaaaaattaatttctattttatgattttcttgtagtgtatgacTTAACTTTCTCTACATCAACTAGAACATTGCTCTTGCTGTAAAGATCGTACTTGTGGTAAAATTATATCCGAGACTATATATGTGAGAAGTTGTGAAAGAGTTGCACAAATAACCAAATTCACACAACTTAAAACATAAGCATACTTAAATACTTCGAGCCATTTCAAAGTCTCAAAGTCTTCTTCATTCATCAAGTGAGTGTATGCACCTTTCTTGCGTAAAGCTGCACAATTATTgatgaacatatatttattcacactcactagccttattcatagattattgaactataataataaataaatccattattttaattaatattcttataattgggtttatttgggccttaactattattattgttaattctgtgtttttagagtaaattatccagaggaagcatccacctttgtgaatgggccaaatatgtaaaagtccaagttgcttcttgaaccaaaacagaaaaaatattctgaggagaagaaagagaaaataaaagctacaagattccagaaacagaattggaagcaaatcttctgcaaaataaaaagaattatggaaagtggaaactgtttacaaaatctaaactgcaatattttcccaagatccttggagcagaaaagtctataaaaagacacaagcatcaaggaggaaagggagagcttcatagggttttcttagtttattttcttcttagtaattcttttgttttgcctccgcatggaaggctaaacctttttggttgattcttttgtaattccccattgagttctgaggttttgttcaataaaagtttcgatttttaattctctaaagcagttgtttttattgtctaatcttctggaaaactggtttttgtgagaggttgtacttgaacgcatgattgagagtcttccttatcttaaactttggtttcttagttagttcgcattgtcctaattaatttcttgggcgcatgattcaggggagaggaggtaagcattcccatggagtatacgcatgaaacaaaatgggtattgattaaactagtagacgcatgctttactggtgagtttcagttgaatcagatcggcgcatgttcaatctggtttagctctgttggaggattgaaaaaagattaatctttagagaacctatgaagaattcaatggtggaaaaacttgggatcaaccgctttttatttgctattttaatctcttttatattttatgcacaactatctcaaaccccctttttctctttattgttattgctaacttttattgcttgcagatagattttaaaccctggtcaattgattttactattggattcgttgggagacgacttggggacatttgtccgcaattatactatcatctctctagtgttagacaagtctacgctagaatcatattaatttgacagcaaaacgacagctatcaatTATGTCACACATGTTATATATGTTGCACAAAGACACCAAACAAagtttatagataaaaaaatacactGAGGAAAAGGCTTACTATAGAAAGAGTGATATCTGATAATGAACAATCCTGCAGATGGAAAATTGTTGCCATTTTCTTTAGCAACCTTCAAAGTCCCAATGTTTGAGCATTATTAGATCTTAAATGAAGtactatatatattaaaaatatatacatgtGTGTAAAATTTGAAACATAAGAGTAATAAACTTATACACAGACTCACCATATACATGTAATCATTATGACCCCATGACATGACAATGTTGTCTAGTCCACATCCTTCAGTGTAGATCCCATTTTTAGTGTTATAAGCATAGCATTTGTAATCAGGGTTGTCCTTAAAATACTTCATAAGGAATGAAATTGGGATAATTAATAattgattaagaaaaaaaaacacttcatCTGCTATTGGACGATTCATAATATGTAGTCTCATGCATGATGTGATATTCTCGATGAAGTGGTGtgttgaagatctcacatcgactaaatAAGCATTTCATATTACATAAATCTTACTTTATAAATCGgatttataagattgagttataCTTAAACTTCGTTTTAAAATCTTGTTGGGAAAATTGGTACCTTATGATGAATATTTGACTTGTCAAAGACACAACCTACAAGAAATGTATCTCCTGCAAATATCCCATTAACCATTCAATTCAATTAAAAGGTTG
The sequence above is a segment of the Phaseolus vulgaris cultivar G19833 chromosome 2, P. vulgaris v2.0, whole genome shotgun sequence genome. Coding sequences within it:
- the LOC137809410 gene encoding inositol oxygenase 2-like, encoding MVAEVMKEIILLFLSTNRDSHDIVDFSDLRKILVLPAFGELPQLAVFGDTFLVGCVFDKSNIHHKYFKDNPDYKCYAYNTKNGIYTEGCGLDNIVMSWGHNDYMYMVAKENGNNFPSAGLFIIRYHSFYTLRKKGAYTHLMNEEDFETLKWLEVFKYYDLYSKSNVLVDVEKVKSYHISLIEKVRVRFQLWLILFHVYYFFSMFVLILFTIVTCSIFLRSLSGDSFEIKRMRRRIILIILSK